A portion of the Flavobacterium magnum genome contains these proteins:
- a CDS encoding thioredoxin domain-containing protein has protein sequence MNELSNETSPYLLQHANNPVHWKAWNPISLAAAVDSNKLIIISIGYSACHWCHVMEHETFEDNEAAEVMNAHFVSIKVDREERPDVDAVYMKAVQLMTRHGGWPLNIVALPDGRPVWGGTYFRKSEWISTLQQLYGLHAGQPEKLIEYATRLDEALQAISRPTPPQNDLTPASAFQFDPDFLAQLVARWSRSFDREFGGMARAPKFMMPDNYAFLLRYAYQHNDTDLLDFVNLTLTKMAQGGIFDTVGGGFSRYSVDMKWHVPHFEKMLYDNGQLVSLYSDAYRLTNNPLYRETIEKTLAFCLAELQSPEGGFYCALDADSPNTQGTPEEGAFYVWTENQLKSLITEDYDLFADVFSINDFGHWEHGNFVLIQQHHLESVAARHHIPTAELQLKKKQWEKVLLEERNKRVAPGLDDKCLTSWNAIMLIGFADAYKTLGETRYLDTAQRTAAFIRSRLWQEGGNLYRSFKNGKASINAYLEDYAFVVRAWIKLYEVTLDEKWLHEAKQLTDHCFDHFYDAATGFFSYTSSGDEPLIAPHFETEDNVIPSSNAVMGHNLQALSVYFGNTYYESVAERMLVKITASIDYPSAFSHWLALYLNGSGQQRELAITGPEASKFAAELNTRYQPHVLLAATESESGLPFLQQRFVHGQNLFYVCRNKSCGLPTSDFQTVENELTIS, from the coding sequence ATGAACGAACTCTCCAACGAAACGTCCCCTTACCTGCTCCAGCATGCGAACAATCCCGTACACTGGAAAGCCTGGAATCCTATATCCCTTGCCGCAGCGGTTGACAGTAACAAACTCATCATCATCAGCATCGGATACTCTGCCTGCCACTGGTGCCATGTCATGGAACACGAAACCTTCGAGGACAACGAAGCCGCCGAGGTCATGAATGCCCATTTCGTTTCAATAAAGGTCGACCGTGAAGAGCGCCCGGATGTCGATGCCGTATACATGAAGGCCGTCCAGCTGATGACGCGCCACGGCGGCTGGCCACTCAATATTGTTGCCCTGCCCGACGGACGGCCGGTCTGGGGCGGCACCTACTTCCGGAAAAGCGAATGGATCAGCACGCTGCAACAATTGTACGGGCTGCACGCCGGCCAGCCCGAAAAGCTGATCGAGTATGCCACGCGGCTCGACGAGGCGCTTCAGGCGATCAGCCGGCCCACACCGCCGCAAAATGACCTCACCCCGGCGTCAGCGTTTCAATTCGATCCGGATTTTCTGGCACAACTGGTCGCCAGATGGTCCAGGAGCTTTGACCGCGAATTTGGTGGCATGGCACGGGCGCCGAAATTTATGATGCCGGACAATTACGCTTTCCTGCTGCGTTACGCATACCAGCATAATGACACAGACTTGCTCGATTTCGTAAACCTTACTTTAACCAAAATGGCGCAGGGTGGGATTTTCGATACCGTCGGCGGCGGATTCTCACGCTATTCGGTCGATATGAAATGGCATGTGCCGCATTTTGAAAAAATGCTTTATGACAACGGACAGCTTGTATCCCTGTATTCCGATGCGTACCGGCTTACAAACAATCCGCTGTACCGTGAGACCATCGAAAAAACCCTTGCGTTCTGCCTTGCGGAACTGCAAAGCCCCGAAGGCGGGTTTTATTGTGCCCTCGATGCCGACAGTCCGAACACGCAGGGCACACCCGAAGAAGGCGCTTTTTACGTCTGGACCGAAAACCAACTCAAATCACTGATCACTGAGGATTATGATTTATTTGCCGATGTATTCAGCATCAACGATTTCGGGCATTGGGAACACGGAAACTTCGTACTGATACAACAGCATCACCTTGAGTCCGTTGCCGCCAGGCACCACATCCCGACGGCTGAATTACAGCTTAAAAAAAAGCAGTGGGAAAAAGTATTACTCGAAGAACGCAACAAAAGGGTTGCGCCCGGACTCGACGACAAGTGCCTCACTTCCTGGAATGCCATCATGCTGATCGGTTTCGCCGATGCGTACAAAACGTTGGGTGAAACGCGCTACCTCGATACCGCCCAGCGGACCGCAGCATTCATCCGCTCCCGCCTGTGGCAGGAGGGTGGGAACCTTTACCGCAGTTTCAAGAACGGAAAAGCGTCCATCAATGCCTACCTCGAAGATTATGCCTTCGTGGTCAGGGCCTGGATCAAACTGTATGAAGTGACGCTCGACGAAAAATGGTTGCATGAGGCCAAACAACTGACCGACCATTGCTTTGACCATTTTTACGACGCAGCCACAGGATTCTTTTCATATACTTCCTCAGGGGATGAGCCATTGATTGCTCCCCATTTTGAAACTGAAGACAACGTCATCCCGTCGTCAAATGCGGTGATGGGGCATAACCTGCAGGCACTTTCGGTGTATTTCGGGAATACTTACTATGAATCTGTTGCAGAGCGCATGCTCGTGAAAATTACCGCTTCGATCGACTATCCGTCGGCTTTTTCACACTGGCTCGCGCTGTACCTCAATGGTTCCGGACAACAACGCGAACTCGCAATCACCGGGCCCGAAGCCTCAAAATTTGCTGCGGAGCTGAACACCCGCTACCAGCCGCATGTCTTGCTGGCAGCAACCGAATCGGAATCCGGATTGCCTTTTCTGCAGCAGCGCTTTGTGCATGGGCAAAACCTGTTTTATGTGTGCCGGAACAAAAGCTGTGGTTTGCCTACGTCCGATTTTCAAACTGTCGAAAACGAACTGACAATCAGCTGA
- a CDS encoding CotH kinase family protein: MFCLMWQLPALAQPFTDSNLPIVIINTDGAQEIPDDPRIFGDMKIIYRGEGQQNYVTDQNTPAYLNYNGRIDIEIRGSSSQALPKKGYGFSTKMADNTTNNNVSLLGMPSENDWILNGLAFDPSLIRDYLSYNLSRSMGNYATRTAYCEVVINGDYKGLYILQEKVKADGGRVDVTKITTSQNTLPNLSGGYITKCDKTTGGDPVAWTMPDYNGGQVDFIHELPKPADATAAQDNYIHNYFTDLQTSVTSSDPVTGYPSLIDIPSFVDFMLSNELASNADGYSLSTYFHKDRNGKLRAGPIWDFNLTYGNDLFFWGFDRSHYDVWQFADGGNDGAKFWTDLFNNTAFRCNVSRRFNELTQPGQPLNPDTLNTFIDNTINYISAAAVRENNLWGTVPDLETEIFSLKFWLDQRVTWMTEHLGSFSGCSSVAVPSLVISKINYNPNTSGSFTSSNDQEFIEIRNVGNTSADLTGIYFRGTGFVYQFPANQVLAAGAGVFLASKANVFTSRYGFAPYGEFTRNMSNNNQDLVLADAFGNIIDQVHYYDSAPWPDADGNGNYLQLTDTALDNNIASSWTAMNMNTLPAEFETKDFALQLYPNPTSGILHIQAGETISTMAVFDLRGRLRSMFRPESTAVTIDTSAWAKGLYLLKIQAGAKTSIKKFNRR, encoded by the coding sequence ATGTTTTGCCTGATGTGGCAATTGCCTGCGTTGGCTCAGCCATTTACCGACAGCAACCTGCCCATCGTCATCATCAACACCGATGGCGCACAGGAAATCCCCGATGACCCAAGGATTTTCGGCGATATGAAAATCATTTACCGCGGCGAAGGCCAGCAGAATTATGTCACCGACCAGAATACGCCGGCCTACCTGAATTATAATGGGCGCATCGATATTGAGATACGCGGCTCAAGTTCGCAGGCACTGCCAAAAAAAGGATACGGCTTCTCAACTAAAATGGCCGACAATACGACCAACAACAACGTCAGCCTGCTGGGAATGCCTTCAGAAAACGACTGGATCCTGAACGGACTGGCATTCGACCCCTCGCTGATCCGCGACTACCTGTCTTACAATTTATCGAGGAGCATGGGCAATTACGCGACGCGCACCGCCTATTGCGAGGTGGTCATCAATGGGGATTATAAAGGACTGTACATCTTACAGGAAAAAGTCAAAGCCGATGGCGGCCGCGTAGATGTCACCAAAATTACCACATCGCAGAATACCTTACCGAACCTGAGCGGCGGCTACATCACCAAATGCGATAAGACGACCGGCGGTGATCCCGTGGCGTGGACCATGCCGGATTATAATGGCGGCCAGGTTGATTTTATCCACGAATTGCCCAAACCGGCAGATGCCACCGCGGCGCAGGACAATTACATCCACAATTACTTCACCGACTTGCAAACCAGTGTCACGAGCAGCGATCCGGTTACGGGTTATCCGTCTTTGATCGATATCCCGTCGTTTGTTGATTTTATGCTGTCGAACGAACTGGCCAGCAACGCCGACGGATATTCACTGAGCACGTATTTTCATAAAGACCGCAATGGGAAACTGCGCGCCGGGCCGATATGGGATTTTAATCTTACGTATGGCAACGACCTGTTTTTTTGGGGTTTTGACCGCAGTCACTATGATGTGTGGCAGTTTGCCGATGGTGGCAATGACGGTGCCAAATTCTGGACCGACCTTTTCAATAATACTGCCTTCAGATGCAACGTTTCCAGGCGATTCAACGAACTGACGCAGCCTGGCCAGCCGCTTAATCCGGACACGTTGAACACTTTTATCGACAATACCATAAACTACATCAGCGCCGCAGCCGTTCGCGAAAACAACCTGTGGGGCACAGTCCCTGACCTCGAAACCGAAATATTCTCCCTCAAATTCTGGCTTGACCAGCGCGTCACCTGGATGACCGAACATCTGGGCAGTTTTTCAGGCTGCAGCAGCGTAGCGGTACCGTCACTGGTCATCAGTAAAATCAATTACAATCCCAACACCTCAGGAAGCTTTACGAGCAGCAACGACCAGGAATTCATCGAAATCCGGAACGTAGGGAACACCTCAGCGGACCTGACGGGGATTTACTTCCGGGGTACCGGATTTGTTTACCAATTCCCGGCAAACCAGGTTCTGGCAGCCGGTGCCGGTGTCTTTCTCGCAAGCAAGGCCAACGTATTTACAAGCCGTTACGGTTTCGCCCCGTATGGTGAATTTACGCGGAACATGTCCAACAACAACCAGGACCTGGTGCTCGCCGATGCGTTCGGCAACATCATCGATCAGGTTCATTATTATGACAGCGCCCCATGGCCGGATGCAGACGGTAACGGCAATTACCTGCAGCTTACCGATACGGCACTGGACAACAACATCGCATCGAGCTGGACCGCGATGAATATGAATACCCTCCCGGCTGAGTTTGAAACTAAGGATTTCGCATTACAGCTGTACCCCAACCCAACGAGTGGAATTCTGCACATACAGGCCGGCGAAACGATTTCGACGATGGCCGTCTTCGACCTGCGCGGGCGGCTTAGAAGCATGTTCAGGCCGGAGAGTACGGCCGTAACGATAGACACTTCTGCCTGGGCCAAAGGCCTGTATCTGCTCAAAATTCAGGCAGGGGCCAAAACCAGTATCAAGAAATTCAACAGGCGATAA
- a CDS encoding DUF885 domain-containing protein has protein sequence MMRKISVITTMFCALFFIQCKKDHDKTDFTALCKSYFDDKSALNPLDATVYGQNQYNAELLFEMTDAHRRAQAKFFEKYANAIATVDYSALTDDEKISCDIIKWEVSIGKEMLKYPTNLMPVNQFTGTHLNMGMFAGGTSSQPFKTEKDYRNFLSRMDKFSIWIDSAMVYMKKGVQKGYVLPKALTLKVIPQFEELITEKPEDNLYYSAIKIMPADFPDDVKKQLAAQYAQTISEKLVPQFRKMAAYLKTDYLAASRNTSGISSLPMGKETYATWAKNWTTTEKTPDEIHKLGLQQVAALKAEMEKIRIKVGFKGSMKDFLNDLRNNRRLMPFSTPEQVLAHFDSIYNRIKPNVGKLFSMTPKTLFEIRRTEAFREKSASAEYIQGAADGTRPGIFYVPVPDAKTYNVLQDEDLFLHEAIPGHHFQVSIQQENNALPDFRKFNWFGAYGEGWALYTESLGKELGLYTDPYQYMGMLSAEMHRAIRLVVDTGIHTKGWTREQAIRYSLDNEAETEASIISEIERYMAVPGQALSYKIGQLKILELREKAKKQLGTRFDIREFHKKVLESGVMPLELLEAKLDAWMQQ, from the coding sequence ATGATGAGAAAAATTTCCGTAATCACAACAATGTTTTGCGCGCTGTTCTTTATACAATGCAAAAAGGACCACGACAAAACCGATTTTACCGCATTGTGCAAAAGCTATTTCGACGATAAGAGCGCGCTAAATCCTTTGGATGCAACCGTCTACGGGCAAAACCAATACAATGCCGAACTGCTTTTTGAAATGACCGATGCGCACCGTAGGGCTCAGGCGAAGTTCTTCGAAAAATATGCGAATGCCATCGCCACTGTGGATTACTCTGCCCTGACCGACGATGAGAAAATCAGCTGCGACATCATCAAATGGGAGGTCAGTATCGGGAAGGAAATGCTGAAATACCCTACCAACCTGATGCCTGTAAACCAGTTTACGGGAACGCATCTCAACATGGGCATGTTTGCCGGAGGTACCAGCTCACAGCCTTTTAAGACCGAAAAAGATTACCGCAACTTCCTCTCGCGGATGGACAAATTCTCCATCTGGATCGACTCGGCTATGGTCTACATGAAAAAAGGCGTACAAAAAGGCTATGTCTTGCCAAAAGCACTGACTTTAAAAGTCATTCCGCAATTTGAAGAACTCATTACCGAAAAGCCCGAGGACAACCTGTACTATTCTGCAATCAAGATCATGCCTGCTGATTTTCCGGATGACGTAAAAAAGCAGCTTGCCGCACAATATGCGCAAACCATCAGCGAAAAGCTCGTCCCTCAATTCCGGAAGATGGCTGCTTACCTCAAGACCGATTACCTCGCGGCGTCGCGCAACACCTCAGGCATCAGCAGCCTGCCGATGGGTAAAGAGACTTATGCCACATGGGCCAAAAACTGGACCACCACAGAAAAAACACCTGACGAAATCCACAAACTGGGGTTGCAGCAGGTCGCCGCCCTAAAGGCTGAAATGGAAAAAATCAGGATTAAGGTGGGCTTTAAGGGCAGCATGAAGGATTTCCTGAACGACCTGCGCAACAACCGCCGACTGATGCCCTTCAGTACTCCGGAACAGGTGCTCGCCCATTTCGATTCTATTTACAACAGAATAAAACCGAACGTCGGCAAGTTGTTTTCGATGACACCAAAGACACTGTTTGAAATCCGCCGGACCGAAGCCTTCCGAGAGAAAAGCGCAAGTGCTGAATACATCCAGGGCGCTGCCGACGGCACCCGTCCGGGCATTTTCTACGTTCCGGTACCTGATGCCAAAACATACAATGTACTGCAGGACGAGGACCTGTTCCTGCATGAAGCCATTCCGGGCCACCATTTCCAGGTGTCAATCCAGCAGGAAAACAACGCTTTGCCTGATTTCCGGAAATTCAACTGGTTCGGCGCGTATGGTGAAGGCTGGGCATTGTATACCGAAAGCCTGGGGAAAGAACTCGGGCTCTACACCGATCCCTACCAATATATGGGCATGCTGAGCGCTGAAATGCACCGTGCCATACGCCTTGTCGTCGATACCGGTATCCATACCAAGGGATGGACAAGGGAGCAGGCCATCCGGTATTCGCTGGATAATGAAGCAGAGACCGAAGCTTCCATTATTTCTGAAATAGAACGGTACATGGCCGTCCCCGGACAGGCATTGTCGTACAAGATCGGGCAATTAAAGATTCTGGAATTGCGGGAAAAGGCAAAGAAGCAGCTTGGTACAAGATTTGATATTCGGGAATTCCACAAAAAGGTGCTCGAATCAGGCGTGATGCCGCTGGAATTGCTTGAAGCGAAACTTGACGCCTGGATGCAGCAATAG
- a CDS encoding mechanosensitive ion channel family protein: MTLTPEFITEYGEQISLTVVNYLPRLVTAIVILIVGIYLIRIIKRVAQQIMVRRQFEPTLSKFLADIMIWGLRVLLFVIFISQLGVETSAFVAILGAGGLAIGLSLQGSMSNFAGGMLIIVFKPFRVGDTIEAQNVIGTVSEIQIFVTKLVTGNNQTIFIPNGALSNNTIINYSMAGTRRADLLFAVAYDADLKRTKEIIQSVLTSNNKVLKNPEPAVVVNDLTDNSVRLAIRPWATNADYGAMVSEVLEDIKLELMRAGIETQPFVKESSKK; encoded by the coding sequence ATGACCCTTACCCCTGAATTTATAACGGAATATGGCGAGCAGATCAGTCTTACGGTGGTAAACTACCTGCCCAGGCTGGTCACGGCGATTGTGATCCTGATTGTGGGTATTTACCTGATCCGGATCATCAAGCGGGTTGCCCAGCAGATTATGGTAAGGCGCCAATTCGAGCCTACGTTGTCAAAGTTTCTCGCGGACATCATGATCTGGGGGCTTCGGGTGTTGTTGTTTGTCATTTTTATTTCGCAGCTGGGCGTGGAAACCTCCGCATTCGTCGCGATTTTAGGTGCGGGTGGATTGGCCATCGGTTTGTCCTTGCAGGGCTCGATGTCAAATTTCGCCGGAGGCATGCTCATCATCGTATTCAAGCCATTTCGCGTAGGGGATACCATTGAGGCACAGAATGTAATCGGAACCGTCTCTGAAATACAGATATTCGTGACCAAACTCGTGACGGGCAACAACCAGACCATCTTCATCCCGAATGGCGCCTTGTCGAACAACACGATCATCAACTATTCGATGGCCGGTACCAGGCGTGCCGACCTGCTGTTTGCCGTAGCCTATGATGCGGACCTGAAAAGAACGAAGGAAATCATACAAAGCGTACTGACATCAAACAATAAAGTATTGAAAAATCCTGAGCCTGCTGTGGTTGTGAACGACCTCACCGACAATTCGGTACGGCTGGCCATCCGTCCCTGGGCTACGAATGCCGACTATGGCGCGATGGTTTCAGAGGTGCTCGAGGACATCAAGCTTGAACTGATGCGCGCAGGCATCGAAACGCAACCTTTTGTGAAGGAATCGTCGAAGAAGTAA
- a CDS encoding exonuclease domain-containing protein → MKTMQYAITDIETTGGNATGSRITEIAIIIHDGEKVIDRWETLVNPEKDIPLPIFALTGINNEMVRHAPVFDEVAGKVFELLSGRIFVAHNVNFDYSFVKHQLGQSGFTWSAKKLCTVRAARKIRPGLGSYSLGNLCRALDIAIENRHRAGGDADATATLFSQLLQWDSECEIGKMLRKASQEQRLPPNLPREDFDQLPEKPGVYYFYNEAKKVVYVGKAVNLKKRVASHFTGHKITPQRQHFLRDIYSISFEVCATELMALLLECTEIRKLWPVYNKALKRFEAKFGLYDYEARNGYRYLAVGKLRKHQSCIQTFYHEYEAVHTLLGLVDDFRIDQRFCIYGKPAEGELPVKHASTNLPAPEQHNLRVAAALNSLSQARPSFAIVDKGRHADERSCIWVENGMFYGMGYVDNTVGFTEPSGVREYVTRYKGNQYVMQLIDGFVKKYPGKVLYENQSVERL, encoded by the coding sequence ATGAAAACGATGCAATATGCCATTACCGACATCGAAACTACCGGCGGCAATGCCACTGGCAGCCGTATTACGGAAATTGCGATCATCATCCACGACGGTGAGAAAGTGATTGACCGTTGGGAAACGTTGGTGAATCCGGAAAAGGACATTCCCCTGCCGATTTTCGCGCTGACGGGCATCAACAATGAGATGGTGCGCCATGCGCCGGTTTTTGACGAGGTGGCGGGGAAGGTTTTTGAGCTGCTTTCAGGACGCATCTTTGTGGCGCACAATGTCAATTTCGATTACTCTTTCGTAAAACACCAACTCGGGCAGTCAGGCTTTACCTGGAGTGCAAAAAAACTATGCACGGTACGTGCTGCAAGGAAAATCAGGCCGGGTCTGGGTTCGTACAGCCTGGGGAATCTTTGCCGCGCACTGGACATCGCCATTGAAAACCGGCACCGGGCAGGCGGTGATGCCGATGCTACGGCGACCTTGTTTTCGCAATTACTGCAATGGGACTCAGAATGCGAAATCGGCAAGATGCTTCGGAAAGCGTCACAGGAACAGCGCCTGCCGCCCAACCTGCCCCGGGAGGATTTTGACCAACTGCCCGAAAAGCCAGGCGTGTATTATTTTTACAACGAAGCCAAAAAAGTGGTCTATGTGGGCAAGGCGGTGAATCTCAAAAAACGCGTTGCCTCGCATTTCACCGGACATAAAATTACGCCACAGCGCCAACATTTTTTACGCGATATTTACAGCATTTCATTTGAAGTGTGCGCTACGGAACTGATGGCCCTGCTGCTCGAATGCACCGAAATCCGGAAACTCTGGCCGGTATACAACAAAGCCCTTAAGCGCTTCGAGGCAAAATTCGGCCTGTACGACTATGAGGCCCGAAACGGCTACCGCTATCTTGCCGTCGGGAAATTGCGCAAGCACCAGTCCTGTATACAAACGTTTTATCATGAGTATGAAGCCGTACACACGCTGCTGGGCCTCGTGGATGACTTCCGTATCGATCAGCGGTTCTGCATTTATGGAAAACCTGCGGAAGGCGAATTGCCCGTTAAGCATGCGTCCACAAACCTGCCTGCGCCGGAACAACACAACCTGCGTGTGGCGGCTGCCCTGAATTCGCTGTCACAGGCGCGTCCCAGTTTTGCGATTGTCGATAAAGGCCGGCATGCCGATGAGCGCAGCTGCATCTGGGTAGAGAATGGCATGTTTTACGGCATGGGTTACGTGGACAACACTGTCGGATTTACCGAGCCTTCAGGCGTACGTGAATATGTCACGCGGTACAAGGGAAATCAATATGTGATGCAGCTGATTGACGGGTTTGTGAAGAAGTACCCCGGTAAAGTGCTGTATGAAAACCAATCGGTTGAAAGGTTGTAA